One window from the genome of Kryptolebias marmoratus isolate JLee-2015 linkage group LG1, ASM164957v2, whole genome shotgun sequence encodes:
- the krt1-c5 gene encoding keratin, type 1, gene c5, producing the protein MASTPSMRSFSVRQPSFSSVSVRDSGRSLRSKATVSPLSTINTLSLSRSVSVGNGLNMLGSSLNLNGLGTSDKEMMQGLNDRLANYLDKVRSLERSNAELEVKIKQLMMEKTPKCHDIDGMMAQAHAIGQEVRKRTLENARIMLEIDNAKLAADDFRVKWEAEAALCQSVERDCQALKRAKSDHDQIIATLRGDLDSLKEELYYLKKNHDEEMSALKARLANEQVNVEVDAAQGPDLGAIMAELRVQYEGIARKNKEEAETWYLKKLEAVQSEVKESNEALRCAQGELSERRRFLQALEVELDSLRRQVSVLEGNLGETGQKYSVEMDRLQATLMQLEDELSQLRLDMQRNKTDYEQLLRIKQNLEMEIATYRRLLEGEEMVKQTPPPPKKDPEVRTRKIVKVVTQTVINGKVVDECSEVEQIEDSKK; encoded by the exons ATGGCCTCCACCCCCTCCATGCGCAGCTTCTCGGTGCGACAGCCCTCCTTCTCTAGTGTGTCTGTGAGGGACAGCGGACGCAGCCTTCGCTCCAAGGCCACCGTCTCTCCTCTGTCCACCATCAACACGCTGTCTCTGTCCCGCTCCGTCTCTGTGGGGAACGGCCTCAACATGCTGGGCTCCAGCCTCAACCTGAACGGCCTCGGCACCAGCGACAAGGAGATGATGCAGGGCCTGAATGACAGGCTGGCCAACTACCTGGACAAGGTCAGGTCTCTGGAAAGGTCCAACGCTGAGCTGGAGGTAAAGATCAAGCAGCTCATGATGGAGAAAACTCCAAAATGTCATGACATCGACGGGATGATGGCTCAGGCACATGCCATCGGGCAAGAG GTGAGAAAGAGGACGCTGGAGAATGCTCGAATCATGCTGGAGATTGATAATGCCAAGCTGGCCGCCGATGATTTTCGGGTCAA ATGGGAGGCTGAGGCCGCTTTGTGCCAGTCGGTGGAGAGGGACTGTCAGGCTCTGAAGAGAGCGAAGTCGGACCACGATCAGATCATCGCCACCCTGCGAGGTGACCTGGACAGCCTGAAGGAGGAGCTGTACTACCTCAAGAAGAATCACGATGAG GAAATGAGCGCCCTGAAGGCGCGTCTTGCCAACGAGCAGGTGAACGTGGAGGTGGATGCAGCCCAGGGGCCCGACCTGGGGGCCATCATGGCCGAGCTGAGGGTCCAGTACGAGGGCATCGCTCGCAAGAACAAGGAGGAGGCTGAAACCTGGTACCTCAAGAAG TTAGAGGCGGTTCAGTCGGAGGTCAAAGAAAGCAACGAGGCGCTGCGCTGTGCCCAGGGCGAGCTCAGTGAGAGGCGACGGTTCCTGCAGGCTCTGGAGGTCGAGCTTGACAGTCTTCGGAGACAG GTGAGCGTGTTGGAGGGGAACCTGGGAGAAACTGGACAAAAATACTCTGTGGAGATGGACCGTCTTCAGGCCACACTGATGCAGCTGGAGGACGAGCTGTCCCAGCTGCGTCTGGACATGCAGCGCAACAAAACCGACTACGAGCAGCTGCTGCGCATCAAGCAGAACCTGGAGATGGAGATCGCTACCTACAGGAGGCTGCTGGAAGGGGAGGAAAT gGTGAAACAAACTCCCCCACCTCCTAAAA AAGACCCCGAGGTTCGAACCAGGAAGATCGTAAAAGTCGTCACGCAGACGGTGATCAATGGAAAGGTGGTCGATGAGTGCAGTGAGGTGGAGCAGATCGAGGACAGCAAAAAATGA
- the LOC119616581 gene encoding E3 ubiquitin/ISG15 ligase TRIM25-like: MAQKGVQLNRESFSCSICLDLLKDPVTIPCGHSYCMKCIEDFWDEEDKRKIPSCPECRKTFTPRPVLVKNIMLATLVEQLKMSGLQASPADHSYAGPEDVACDVCTGRKLKARKSCLICLVSYCEKHLQPHYDVAQLKKHQLVEPSKKLHENICSRHDEVMKMFCRTDQQIICYVCTVDEHKGHNIVSAALERSEKQKELQVKQENIQQRIQDREKDVKLLQQELEAINVSADKTVEDSEKIFTQLIQLIQKRSSEVKQQIRSQQETEASRVKELQEKLEQEIAELKRKEAELKQLSDTEDHNQFLHNYPSVSAFSGSPHSSSTRAHPLRYFEDVTAAVSELRDKLQDILRDTGTNIFLKVTEVDVLVSEPEPEPETSAALRGYRPPRPHKRIGSRKTVQRFSSPRHALSFDEPEDL; the protein is encoded by the coding sequence ATGGCGCAGAAAGGAGTTCAGCTGAACAGAGAAAGTTTCTCTTGTTCCATCTGTCTGGATCTACTGAAGGATCCGGTGACTATTCCCTGTGGACACAGCTACTGCATGAAGTGTATTGAAGACTTCTGGGATGAAGAGGATAAGAGGAAGATCCCCAGCTGCCCTGAGTGCAGGAAAACCTTCACACCGAGGCCTGTTCTGGTAAAAAACATCATGTTAGCAACTTTAGTTGAGCAGCTGAAGATGAGTGGACTCCAAGCTTCTCCTGCTGATCACAGCTATGCTGGACCTGAAGATGTGGCCTGTGATGTCTGCACtggaagaaaactaaaagccaGAAAGTCCTGTTTGATATGTTTGGTCTCTTACTGTGAGAAACACCTCCAGCCTCATTATGATGTAGCTCAGTTAAAGAAACATCAGCTGGTGGAGCCCTCCAAGAAGCTCCATGAGAACATCTGCTCTCGTCACGATGAGGTGATGAAGATGTTCTGTCGCACTGATCAGCAGATCATCTGTTATGTCTGCACAGTGGATGAGCATAAAGGCCACAACATCGTCTCAGCTGCACTAGAAAGGAGCGAGAAGCAGAAGGAGCTCCAAGTAAAGCAAGAAAACATCCAGCAGAGAATCCAGGACCGAGAGAAAGACGTGAAGCTGCTTCAACAGGAGCTGGAGGCCATCAACGtctctgctgataaaacagtGGAGGACAGTGAGAAGATCTTCACTCAGCTGATCCAGCTCATCCAGAAACGAAGCTCTGAAGTGAAGCAGCAGATCAGATCccagcaggaaactgaggcCAGTCGAGTCAAAGAgcttcaggagaagctggagcaggagatcgctgagctgaagaggaaagaagctgagctgaagcagctgTCAGACACAGAGGATCACAACCAGTTTCTCCACAACTACCCCTCAGTGTCAGCATTCAGTGGGTCTCCACACTCATCCAGCACCAGAGCTCATCCTCTGAGATACTTTGAAGATGTGACAGCAGCTGtgtcagagctcagagacaaactACAGGACATTCTGAGAGACACAGGGactaacatttttttgaaagtgACTGAAGTGGATGTTTTagtgtcagaaccagaaccagaaccagagaccAGTGCTGCCCTCCGAGGTTATCGTCCACCGCGGCCTCATAAGAGGATCGGAAGCAGGAAAACAGTACAAAGATTTTCCTCTCCACGCCACGCTCTATCTTTTGATGAGCCAGAGGActtataa